The genomic interval GCCGAGCCTCTCCTTAAGACGGCAGTGGAAGATTCCGACCCGTCGGTCCGGCTGGCCGCAATGCAGAGCATGGCCGCGCTCTGTGCTACAGGGCACGTGCCTGAGGCACTGGCAAGCAGTGTGCTCAAGGGCCTCTCTCACCCGGACCCGAAGCTGCGAGCGGGAGCCGTGGCACTCTCAACATACGCGCCCAAGGACCAGGTACTCCAGCCCCTGATCAAGCTGCTGCAGGATCCCGAGGTCGCCATTCGGCGCAAGGTTGCCCAAAAACTCTCGTACACGACCGATCCGGTCGTGCTGAGCCCGCTGATCAAGGCGATGGAAGATACGGATCCCGCAGTCAGTCGCGACGCCGCGATAGGGGTAGCGCGTTTCAACCGACCCGAGGCGATCCCATTCCTGAAAAAGCTGGCGATCAAGAGCACCCACAGCGACCGTGAGATATGCCGGATGCTGGCCGGCCTTGGCCCAAAGGGCATCGACGCGCTGCTTGAGATTGTGGCCGCCAACGTCCCCTCCAGCAAAGGGGCCGAGAGAATGCTGATCGACAAGCGAGACGGGCAGGTCTTTGCCGGCGCCAGGGACTTCATCAACAGGGCTGCGACCCCCGAGGGACGACGCCTCTTTGTCAACATCATCGCCTCATTCAAGGACTCCGCGGCCGCCGCGGCCCTGGGCGAGACGCTCAAACACCCGGATCAGACCACGCGCCAAAGCGCAGGCCAAGGCCTCATTCGGATGGAAACGGATCACTCCGCCTCGGTTCTGGCCAAAGCATTCAAGGACCTGGACCCCAAGATCCGTCTGGAACTGGTGAAGTCCATGGGAGATTACTCCGAGGTGAAGCTGGCGCCGGTCATTGATGCGGCGACCCAGGACAGCGAACCTATGGTCCTTGCCGCCACGGCCTATATTCTGACCAAGAAGCGAAACCCACAGACGCTTGCGGTAATGTGTCGCCTGGTGGACCGGGGAGTGCTTAAGGAGTCTTCGCCCCTGCCGGATATGCAGAAGAACATGTTCCTCGATGTCCTGGGCCGCTTTGAAGACACGCGCGCCACCCCCACGTTGTTACGCGCTCTCAAGGACCGCACCATGCCCGTTCAGACCCGCCGCAGCATCGCGTATGCCCTGGGCGCTACGGGCGGACCGGGCGCCGGCGAGGCGCTGTTGGCCTGTGCCGCCGAGAAGGACGAAAACCTGCAGGAGGGCTGCGCCTGGGCGCTGGGCCAACTGCACGTCAAAGCTGCGTCAAAGATCCTTCAGGAACTATCCGCTGACGAAAAGACTTTGCCCTTCAACCGGGCGGCGGTGGCCCTGGCGGCGGTGGATTCCAGGGCTGCCCACAAGCCCTTCCTGGCGCTGCTGCGGCGGAGCCCTGAAGACGCCGAACTGCTCAAGATGATGCAACACGCAAAGGATGGCGACGTCGTGGACGTGCTGGTCGCCGCTCTGGAATCCCGGAAACAGATCTTTCGCGCGGCGCATTGGCTGGGGCAGATCGG from Planctomycetaceae bacterium carries:
- a CDS encoding HEAT repeat domain-containing protein, producing MWFTNNRATVMAAGLVLSTMTSAAVAAEPLSRRQLLLAGSRDPNARIRKASVTALAEFKDPTISDALIDLANDPDPSVREATVRTLAAAPTPKCFDIFVKVLADRNLRWKAAAVEGLAKLKDPRCVEPLVGLLRAPSDYDAQLARRVIISLGEGAVPAVAQAIKSRESLRRDLVQILLAIGTAQARTALAKAVADDDATVRLAVVQALAVPDKAPLAEPLLKTAVEDSDPSVRLAAMQSMAALCATGHVPEALASSVLKGLSHPDPKLRAGAVALSTYAPKDQVLQPLIKLLQDPEVAIRRKVAQKLSYTTDPVVLSPLIKAMEDTDPAVSRDAAIGVARFNRPEAIPFLKKLAIKSTHSDREICRMLAGLGPKGIDALLEIVAANVPSSKGAERMLIDKRDGQVFAGARDFINRAATPEGRRLFVNIIASFKDSAAAAALGETLKHPDQTTRQSAGQGLIRMETDHSASVLAKAFKDLDPKIRLELVKSMGDYSEVKLAPVIDAATQDSEPMVLAATAYILTKKRNPQTLAVMCRLVDRGVLKESSPLPDMQKNMFLDVLGRFEDTRATPTLLRALKDRTMPVQTRRSIAYALGATGGPGAGEALLACAAEKDENLQEGCAWALGQLHVKAASKILQELSADEKTLPFNRAAVALAAVDSRAAHKPFLALLRRSPEDAELLKMMQHAKDGDVVDVLVAALESRKQIFRAAHWLGQIGDERAVAPMERLVSTLDNKDLRDTVSNQLHWVRIRLKRAARSGAATPPAQPPE